A window of Halobellus sp. LT62 contains these coding sequences:
- a CDS encoding SLC13 family permease gives MIAASVGWPRNRRALAVPFGIVAAVVVRFGAPFGPASATMLAITAFCITLWISNVVSPAYTGVLCLGLLGLAFSLDLALSGFRSPATWLIAFGLVMGEATRRSGLAEWTGRWIVDRVTRRTDTAPARTYRRLLLGLSTAGLLLVLVIPVGIVRVLVLAPVALEVGERFDARRVRLGLFFGPVLVTYLGSYAVLTGGSPNIVILGIFESVTGASIAWSEWFVLMFPVMGLGRLLVTVAVVYALFRPPSDLTVERTAATAAAMNRDERRMLLFLVAGVAVWVTDVLHGLHPVYGAMLVAVLASLPVVGVADFEDTVADVDFSILFFIAAVLAIGEGLTRTNVAAALAEQLLTVVPTDASLFVVLGIVFVFTVVLMFVVSGLAAASVVTPVLLAFAADAGLPLLPVALTEAVALSMPFFPYQSAVLVVILAFDIVDARELIRVVSAVTLATILLLAPIQLGILAIVG, from the coding sequence ATGATCGCCGCTTCCGTCGGATGGCCTCGAAACCGGAGGGCTCTCGCCGTTCCGTTCGGCATCGTTGCGGCCGTCGTGGTCCGGTTCGGTGCGCCGTTTGGCCCCGCGAGCGCGACGATGCTCGCGATCACCGCGTTCTGTATCACGCTGTGGATCAGTAACGTCGTCTCGCCGGCGTACACCGGCGTACTGTGTCTCGGACTGCTCGGCCTCGCGTTCTCGTTGGACCTCGCGCTCTCGGGCTTTCGCTCGCCGGCGACGTGGCTCATCGCCTTCGGGTTGGTGATGGGCGAGGCCACCCGTCGAAGCGGTCTCGCGGAGTGGACGGGTCGCTGGATCGTCGACCGCGTCACCCGGCGGACGGACACCGCGCCGGCGAGGACGTACCGACGACTCCTGCTCGGGCTGTCTACGGCCGGACTACTGCTCGTGTTGGTGATCCCCGTCGGCATCGTTCGGGTGCTCGTCCTCGCGCCCGTGGCACTGGAGGTCGGCGAGCGATTCGACGCTCGGCGGGTGCGACTCGGGCTGTTTTTCGGGCCCGTCCTCGTCACGTATCTCGGGAGCTACGCCGTGCTCACCGGCGGATCGCCGAACATCGTGATCCTCGGGATCTTCGAGTCCGTGACCGGCGCGTCGATCGCGTGGTCGGAGTGGTTCGTGCTGATGTTCCCGGTGATGGGCCTCGGGCGACTGCTCGTGACCGTTGCCGTGGTGTACGCGCTGTTTAGACCACCGTCCGATCTCACCGTCGAGCGCACCGCCGCGACGGCAGCGGCGATGAACCGCGACGAACGCCGGATGCTGCTCTTCTTAGTCGCGGGTGTAGCCGTGTGGGTGACCGACGTGCTTCACGGCCTTCACCCGGTCTACGGGGCGATGCTGGTAGCGGTGCTGGCCTCTCTCCCGGTCGTCGGCGTCGCCGACTTTGAGGACACCGTCGCCGACGTCGACTTCTCGATTCTCTTTTTCATCGCCGCCGTGCTCGCGATCGGCGAGGGACTGACTCGGACCAACGTCGCCGCGGCGCTGGCCGAGCAACTGCTGACCGTCGTCCCGACGGACGCGTCGCTCTTCGTCGTCCTCGGTATCGTCTTCGTCTTCACCGTCGTCTTGATGTTCGTCGTCAGCGGGTTGGCCGCCGCGAGCGTGGTAACACCTGTTCTACTCGCCTTCGCTGCCGACGCTGGCCTCCCGTTGCTCCCCGTCGCGCTGACCGAGGCGGTCGCGCTCTCGATGCCCTTCTTCCCCTACCAATCGGCGGTGCTCGTCGTCATCCTCGCCTTTGATATCGTCGATGCGCGGGAGCTGATCCGCGTCGTCTCGGCGGTCACGCTCGCGACGATCCTCCTCTTGGCTCCGATCCAACTCGGAATTCTGGCGATCGTTGGCTAG
- a CDS encoding VOC family protein, producing MAELAKLGHIAFETPDLEESLWFFRDLMGMKVVEREDDTAYLCALRDYEHHTMSLTEGERGAIDHIGLRAADPESVEEYAEIFEEQGLDVWWTEDGHEAGIGDSIMFESESGHRFEIYYEMEKPDIDGEQRSNIPMRRYSPEYANRVYPQRIDHAHVQDGTPEATSQLFEEEFGMGLNEVFKSADGTIWGWWHATTPLPHDLAVHRLEEDETEFHHIAYHLDHLQDLWDAADILAENNVEIDGGPGKHAITNANYLYVNDPASGIRLELFAGPGYLNFEPDWETVVWQENIGSEDDHQWFGTQYSLGGIPYTDK from the coding sequence ATGGCAGAATTGGCCAAACTTGGGCACATAGCGTTCGAGACCCCCGATCTCGAGGAGTCGCTCTGGTTCTTCCGGGACCTGATGGGGATGAAGGTCGTCGAGCGGGAGGACGACACGGCGTATCTCTGTGCGCTCCGCGACTACGAACACCACACGATGAGTCTCACCGAGGGAGAACGCGGTGCGATCGATCACATCGGGCTCCGCGCGGCCGACCCCGAATCCGTCGAGGAGTACGCCGAGATCTTCGAGGAGCAGGGCCTCGACGTCTGGTGGACCGAAGACGGCCACGAGGCGGGTATCGGCGACTCGATCATGTTCGAGTCGGAGTCGGGTCACCGCTTCGAGATCTACTACGAGATGGAAAAGCCCGATATCGACGGCGAGCAGCGTTCGAACATCCCGATGCGTCGCTACAGTCCCGAGTACGCCAACCGGGTCTATCCCCAGCGCATCGACCACGCGCACGTGCAGGACGGAACCCCCGAGGCGACCTCGCAGCTCTTCGAGGAGGAGTTCGGGATGGGCCTCAACGAGGTTTTCAAGTCCGCCGACGGCACGATCTGGGGCTGGTGGCACGCGACGACGCCGCTCCCGCACGACCTCGCCGTGCACCGCCTCGAAGAGGACGAGACGGAGTTCCACCACATCGCCTACCACCTCGATCATCTGCAGGACCTCTGGGACGCCGCGGACATCCTCGCGGAGAACAACGTCGAGATCGACGGCGGCCCGGGCAAGCACGCCATCACGAACGCGAACTACCTCTACGTGAACGACCCAGCCAGCGGGATCCGCCTCGAACTGTTCGCCGGCCCCGGTTACCTCAACTTCGAGCCCGACTGGGAGACGGTCGTCTGGCAGGAGAACATCGGCTCAGAAGACGATCACCAGTGGTTCGGGACGCAGTACAGCCTCGGCGGCATTCCGTACACGGACAAGTAA
- a CDS encoding 2-keto-4-pentenoate hydratase, translating to MAVEDDTREELAEALYDALRTQDPIDRLTAEHDLTMEDAYDIQTRFIDRRLDDGAEIVGHKIGLTSDGIQEQLGVDEPDFGRLLDTMFVEGREIPGEDLIAPRVEPEIGFVMEETLEAPVTYLDVLDATSAVLPVVEVIDSRVRDWDIRIQDTIADNASSALYVAGEQASLADTDLSLEGVKLYKNGTLESSGVGAAVLDHPARSVAWLANTLADLDERIEAGHVVLSGSLTPAVDLAPGDVVSVEFTSIGTVNARLAEE from the coding sequence ATGGCAGTCGAAGACGACACACGCGAGGAGTTGGCCGAAGCGCTGTACGACGCGCTGCGAACGCAGGACCCCATCGACCGGCTCACCGCCGAGCACGACCTGACGATGGAGGATGCCTACGATATCCAGACCCGGTTCATCGATCGGCGACTCGACGACGGCGCGGAGATCGTCGGCCACAAGATCGGCCTGACGAGCGACGGCATTCAGGAACAACTGGGCGTCGACGAACCCGACTTCGGCCGTCTGCTCGATACGATGTTCGTCGAGGGACGCGAGATTCCCGGCGAGGACCTGATCGCCCCGCGGGTCGAACCCGAGATCGGTTTCGTGATGGAGGAGACGCTCGAAGCGCCCGTGACGTACCTCGACGTGTTGGACGCGACGAGCGCCGTGCTCCCCGTCGTCGAAGTCATCGACAGCCGCGTTCGCGACTGGGACATCCGCATTCAAGACACCATCGCGGACAACGCCTCCTCGGCGCTCTACGTCGCGGGCGAGCAGGCGAGCCTCGCCGACACCGACCTCTCCTTGGAGGGCGTCAAGCTCTACAAGAACGGCACGCTCGAATCCTCAGGCGTCGGCGCGGCGGTCCTCGATCACCCCGCGCGGTCGGTCGCGTGGCTCGCGAACACGCTCGCCGATCTCGACGAGCGCATCGAGGCCGGACACGTCGTCCTCAGCGGGTCGTTGACGCCGGCGGTCGATCTCGCGCCGGGTGACGTCGTCTCCGTGGAGTTCACCTCGATCGGCACGGTGAACGCCCGGCTCGCGGAGGAGTAG
- a CDS encoding aldehyde ferredoxin oxidoreductase family protein: MLHANGSLLTVDVGDRTAETTTIDDELEAFIGGRGVSTKLAHDRIPFDADPLGPENRAYFASGPLQQSSMSFTGRMNMTGVSPLTDGLLSSNAGGYLSRNFVETGHSVVELAGESDELLAVHVTDEGVEFEEVPELAGATVPEVTEEMSDRHGLESENLVTIGPAGENEVRFAAAMTYDERAFGRGGLGAILGSKNVKCVSFDGDSAPEIELPNEDVQMDVHRQAATSDDIFRRQGTTHLVQILNDNFSLPTKYFSEMSFEHAEKINGDRVEEKKYKKAACSMCAFACKLPTEDEASGLETEGPEFETVMAFGSNSLVDDIVDIMKSNELCDDLGMDTISCGNTIAAYLASEDEFGNVELIHELIEKIAHREGIGDTLAEGIDRIHEDLGVENWTVKGLDFAAHDGRVVHGQGLSYAVGNRGADHMYSTMMIPEYNDIIPAEGTAGKADFLIDQENRNAVRDSAVLCQFGLGRIIEEEVFEALFDEDYEDILAVGDRVVTLERHFNNQRGRDTDDDRLPYELPDLESSIQEYYEARGWTDDGIVPSDRVADFAQAD; the protein is encoded by the coding sequence ATGCTACACGCCAACGGATCGCTGCTGACGGTCGACGTGGGAGACCGGACAGCGGAGACGACGACCATCGACGATGAGCTGGAGGCGTTCATCGGCGGGCGCGGCGTCTCGACGAAACTCGCGCACGACCGGATCCCGTTCGACGCGGACCCGCTGGGACCGGAAAACCGCGCGTACTTCGCTTCGGGTCCCCTCCAGCAGTCCTCGATGAGCTTCACCGGGCGGATGAACATGACCGGCGTCTCGCCGCTGACCGACGGGCTGCTCTCCTCGAACGCCGGGGGCTACCTCTCGCGGAACTTCGTCGAAACCGGCCACTCGGTCGTGGAACTCGCGGGCGAGAGCGACGAACTGCTCGCCGTCCACGTCACCGACGAGGGCGTCGAGTTCGAGGAAGTACCGGAACTCGCGGGCGCGACCGTTCCCGAAGTCACCGAGGAAATGAGCGATCGGCACGGCCTCGAAAGCGAGAACCTCGTGACGATCGGCCCCGCCGGAGAGAACGAGGTCCGCTTCGCCGCGGCGATGACGTACGACGAGCGGGCGTTCGGTCGCGGCGGGCTCGGGGCGATACTCGGCTCGAAGAACGTCAAGTGCGTCTCCTTCGACGGCGACTCCGCACCGGAGATCGAACTCCCCAACGAGGACGTGCAGATGGACGTCCACCGGCAGGCGGCGACGAGCGACGATATCTTCCGCCGGCAGGGGACGACCCACCTCGTCCAGATCCTCAACGACAACTTCTCGCTGCCGACGAAGTACTTCTCGGAGATGTCCTTCGAGCACGCCGAGAAGATCAACGGCGACCGCGTCGAGGAGAAGAAGTACAAGAAGGCGGCGTGCTCGATGTGTGCCTTCGCCTGCAAGCTTCCCACCGAAGACGAGGCGAGCGGACTGGAGACCGAAGGTCCCGAGTTCGAGACGGTGATGGCGTTCGGCAGCAACTCGCTGGTCGACGACATCGTCGACATCATGAAGTCCAACGAACTCTGTGACGACCTCGGGATGGACACCATCTCCTGTGGGAACACCATCGCCGCCTACCTCGCGAGCGAGGACGAGTTCGGCAACGTCGAACTGATTCACGAACTCATCGAGAAGATCGCCCACCGCGAGGGAATCGGCGACACGCTCGCGGAGGGAATCGACCGAATCCACGAGGACCTCGGCGTCGAGAACTGGACCGTCAAAGGGCTCGACTTCGCCGCCCACGACGGCCGCGTCGTCCACGGGCAGGGGCTCTCCTACGCCGTCGGCAACCGCGGAGCCGACCATATGTACTCGACGATGATGATCCCCGAGTACAACGACATCATTCCCGCGGAGGGCACGGCCGGCAAGGCCGACTTCCTCATCGACCAGGAGAACCGCAACGCCGTCCGCGACAGCGCCGTGCTCTGTCAGTTCGGGCTGGGGCGCATCATCGAGGAGGAGGTGTTCGAGGCGCTGTTCGACGAGGACTACGAGGACATTCTGGCGGTCGGCGACCGCGTCGTCACCCTCGAACGCCACTTCAACAACCAGCGCGGCCGCGACACGGACGACGACCGTCTGCCCTACGAACTTCCCGATCTCGAATCCTCGATCCAAGAGTACTACGAGGCCCGCGGCTGGACCGACGACGGCATCGTTCCGAGCGACCGCGTCGCCGATTTCGCACAGGCGGACTGA
- a CDS encoding VOC family protein, with protein sequence MDVIHSAIWVSDVEQTLGFYVGELGLEKTNDFVGGDDARNVYVRGESETEIQFKHKEEHDLGEPSTRRFDHLALEVDDTDALVERLTEETESELLRGPLDSTGVSGRIAFVTDPDGHVLELIEPRDDL encoded by the coding sequence ATGGACGTCATCCACAGCGCCATCTGGGTGTCGGACGTCGAACAGACTCTCGGCTTCTACGTCGGCGAACTCGGACTTGAGAAGACCAACGACTTCGTCGGCGGCGACGACGCGCGCAACGTCTACGTCCGCGGCGAGAGCGAGACGGAGATCCAGTTCAAACACAAGGAAGAGCACGACCTCGGCGAACCGTCGACTCGGCGCTTCGACCACCTCGCGCTCGAAGTCGACGACACCGATGCGCTGGTCGAACGGCTCACCGAGGAGACCGAAAGCGAACTCCTGCGCGGTCCGCTCGACTCGACGGGCGTGAGCGGGCGGATCGCCTTCGTCACCGACCCGGACGGGCACGTGCTCGAACTGATCGAACCCCGCGACGATCTCTGA
- a CDS encoding ABC transporter permease: MDRLTRYLYTVVSIITLLALWYIGGVTLPEVIPGLPETFAALVVVLTTPGPYGNMFYFHVWKTIEMLFASLIVSMVAGTILGVALGRNETLESTLATWVYAWLAIPSLVIVFVSAIWIGFDASSGYFAIPLVITPFVGLNMWEGARNLDTDLAEMAEFFGAGRLQTFKDIIIPQLAPFLFASFRSGLSIGWKITLLVEAFLLTRGVGFMFRRYFDQYDLPTMMSWLIIFVVFLIAVEYGVLAPLHERVMEWRPEAEGVRVTE, translated from the coding sequence ATGGACCGGCTGACTCGCTATCTGTACACCGTCGTATCGATCATCACGCTGTTGGCGTTGTGGTACATCGGCGGCGTCACGCTCCCGGAGGTGATTCCCGGTCTTCCGGAGACCTTCGCCGCGCTCGTCGTCGTGCTCACCACCCCGGGGCCGTACGGTAACATGTTCTACTTCCACGTCTGGAAGACCATCGAGATGCTCTTCGCGTCGCTCATCGTCTCGATGGTCGCGGGAACGATTTTGGGCGTCGCGCTCGGTCGGAACGAGACGCTCGAAAGCACGCTCGCGACGTGGGTCTACGCGTGGCTCGCGATTCCGTCGCTCGTGATCGTGTTCGTTTCGGCCATCTGGATCGGCTTCGACGCCAGTAGCGGGTACTTCGCTATCCCCCTCGTGATCACGCCGTTCGTGGGACTGAATATGTGGGAGGGCGCACGGAACCTCGACACCGACCTCGCGGAGATGGCGGAGTTCTTCGGTGCCGGACGGCTCCAAACGTTCAAAGACATCATCATTCCACAACTCGCGCCGTTCCTGTTCGCCAGTTTCCGTTCCGGGCTCTCGATCGGCTGGAAGATCACGCTGCTCGTCGAGGCGTTCTTACTCACGCGCGGGGTCGGCTTCATGTTCCGGCGGTACTTCGACCAGTACGACCTCCCGACGATGATGAGTTGGCTCATCATTTTCGTGGTCTTCCTGATTGCCGTCGAGTACGGCGTTCTCGCGCCGCTCCACGAGCGAGTGATGGAGTGGCGACCCGAGGCCGAAGGGGTACGAGTGACGGAGTGA
- a CDS encoding ABC transporter ATP-binding protein gives MATEERSMKSDRADSSTGMLELRDIVKRFEKPGQGEILVLDEVDLDVEAGAFVSLLGPSGCGKTTLMNVISGLIQPDRGTMRRGGKDVSPDDLSLGYIFQEPRLLNWKTVRGNIEFALEARDVPDEEWDDRVDRYLEMVNLDDEHDNYPTRLSGGMKQRVSIARALAIEPEIMLMDEPFSSLDEITARDLREELLDIWKREEKTIVFVTHDINEAVFLSDYIYMMNTDGEMFARREVDIDRPRQYDDPDIAKREAELYREFHEHVVN, from the coding sequence ATGGCCACTGAAGAGCGATCGATGAAATCGGACCGCGCCGATTCGTCGACAGGTATGTTAGAACTCCGAGACATCGTCAAGCGCTTCGAAAAACCCGGACAGGGTGAGATTCTCGTCCTCGACGAGGTCGATCTCGACGTCGAGGCGGGCGCGTTTGTTTCGTTGCTCGGTCCGTCGGGCTGCGGGAAGACCACGCTGATGAACGTGATATCCGGGCTGATTCAACCGGATCGCGGAACGATGCGACGCGGTGGCAAAGACGTCTCACCGGACGACCTCTCGCTCGGATACATTTTCCAAGAACCGCGGCTCCTCAACTGGAAGACGGTCCGAGGCAACATCGAATTCGCGCTCGAGGCACGCGACGTCCCCGACGAGGAGTGGGACGACCGGGTCGATCGGTACCTCGAGATGGTGAATCTCGACGACGAACACGACAACTACCCGACGCGGCTCTCCGGCGGGATGAAACAGCGCGTGTCGATCGCCCGCGCGCTCGCGATCGAACCCGAGATTATGCTGATGGACGAACCGTTCAGCAGCCTCGACGAGATCACCGCCCGCGACCTCCGCGAGGAGCTACTCGACATCTGGAAGCGCGAGGAGAAGACGATCGTGTTCGTCACACATGACATCAACGAGGCGGTGTTCCTGTCCGATTACATCTATATGATGAACACCGACGGGGAGATGTTCGCTCGACGCGAGGTGGATATCGATAGACCGCGACAGTACGACGACCCGGATATCGCGAAGCGTGAAGCCGAACTCTACAGGGAGTTCCACGAGCACGTGGTGAATTGA